A region from the Cryptococcus gattii WM276 chromosome H, complete sequence genome encodes:
- a CDS encoding Oxidoreductase, putative (Similar to TIGR gene model, INSD accession AAW45419.1) gives MSSALRNVIVVGGSYVGSKAAQELAVVLPPTHRVLLVEPHSHFHHLFAFPRFAVVPTHEHKAFIPFTSVFKEPTIPNPSLHAVVRAKVNAVYPTHVSLDRAWQGETDIPYDFLAIATGTKLPAPGSMQSEDKANSVEYFKTYQEGIKAAKDIVIIGGGAVGVQMACDIKEVSPEKNVTLVQSRDHVMPKFHPKLHDIVSNRFKELGVKLVTNNRVTVPAEGFPNDGSTFSVKLKDGTSIPAQLVIRATGQIPNTQLLSTLPPSCTDSLINPANGFIRVRPTLQLQDTKYSNIFAIGDIADSGAPKAARPAMQHVGVLARNVVSMIDGKQPDQEINIEPAAIHMTMGLVQNIVFRNPDTGAGDIEPFYKFRVDGKPDMGIQDVWARRGVVVNDPSEYFL, from the exons ATGTCAAGCGCACTTAGGAACGTCATCGTGGTCGGAGGATCTTATGTTGGCTCT AAAGCTGCACAAGAGCTGGCTGTAGTCTTACCACCTACACACCGAGTACTTCTCGTTGAGCCTCATAGTCATTTCCACCATCTCTTTGCTTTC CCTCGCTTTGCTGTCGTTCCTACCCACGAACACAAAGCTTTCATCCCCTTCACCTCCGTATTCAAGGAGCCTACCATTCCTAACCCTTCCCTTCACGCCGTTGTCCGAGCCAAGGTCAATGCCGTTTACCCCACACATGTTTCCCTCGACCGAGCTTGGCAGGGAGAGACAGATATCCCTTACGATTTTCTCGCTATCGCTACCGGTACAAAGCTGCCTGCTCCCGGATCTATGCAAAGCGAGGACAAGGCCAATTCTGTGGAGTATTTCAAGACTTATCAGGAGGGTATAAAGGCGGCTAAGGATATTGTGATTATTGGAGGTGGTGCGGTTGGCGTTCAAATGGCTTGTGATATCAAGGAGGTCTCTCCTGAGAAGAATGTGACTCTCGTTCAATCCAGGGACCACGTCATGCCCAAATTCCATCCCAAGCTTCATGACATTGTCTCTAATCGCTTCAAGGAACTTGGCGTCAA GCTTGTCACCAACAATCGCGTCACCGTTCCTGCTGAAGGTTTCCCCAACGATGGCTCAACGTTCTCTGTAAAGCTCAAAGATGGCACTTCTATCCCCGCCCAGCTCGTTATTCGCGCCACCGGCCAAATCCCCAACACTCAACTCCTCTCCACCTTACCCCCCTCGTGTACCGACTCCCTGATTAACCCTGCCAACGGCTTCATCCGCGTCCGTCCTACCCTCCAACTCCAAGATACAAAATACTCCAACATCTTTGCTATAGGTGATATCGCCGACTCTGGAGCGCCCAAGGCTGCCAGACCTGCTATGCAGCATGTGGGAGTGCTCGCGAGGAATGTTGTATCTATGATTGATGGGAAACAGCCCGACCAAGAGATTAACATCGAGCCTGCTGCGATCCATATGACAATGGGATTGGTACAAAACATTGTATTCAGGAACCCTGATACTGGCGCTGGCGACATTGAGCCTTTCTACAAGTTCCGAGTTGA TGGTAAGCCTGATATGGGTATCCAAGATGTTTGGGCTAGACGCGGAGTTGTAGTCAACGATCCCAGCGAGTATTTCCTGTAA
- a CDS encoding D-aminoacylase, putative (Similar to TIGR gene model, INSD accession AAW45417.1), translating to MSLNQTGSDILFISPTVISGEEHAQPYLADVFVSGGRIARIAQPCTLSDQLGAEVRKIEAKGYVLCPGFIDLHAHSDLYLLTHPDHEAKISQGCTTEVVGQDGISYAPVQTKAQMKAIREQITGWNGNPNEEDHPDVGLFEWNTVGEYLDCLERNKTATNVAMLVPQGNLRLLACGPWDEVAKADEITVQEKLLRQAMLEGAVGMSSGLTYTPGMYASTSELARLCRVLGEEFPGAFYAPHHRSYGFKALESYAEMLGLGRDTGCPIHLTHATLNFSENKGKAPLLISMIDAARSDGCDISLDTYPYLPGCTTLASLLPSWASSGGPEETLKRLQDEISREKIRRAVEDTGCDGGHGIPTNWDEIQIGSTVHPDLAAYSGRRVSEVARSLKVPSIKIFFDVLIKDKLATSCIMHIGNEENVREIMCHETHCSGSDAILHGKSLHPRAYGTFPRFLGHYARDLGIMSLPAMVAHLTSRPAKRLGIYPSRGCIAEGSAADIVLFDPATIRDKSTYEEPKQTAEGVRFVLVNGEVAVDETRLTGMRRGKVLRRRENGMVW from the exons ATGTCTCTTAACCAGACCGGCTCTGATATACTTTTTATCTCACCCACCGTCATCTCTGGGGAAGAGCACGCACAACCATATCTCGCCGATGTATTCGTCTCGGGGGGCCGTATCGCACGTATTGCCCAACCTTGTACTCTCTCCGACCAACTTGGTGCCGAGGTCCGTAAGATAGAAGCCAAGGGGTATGTTCTGTGTCCTGGCTTCATCGATCTTCATGCACACTCGGACTTGTACCTCCTTACACATCCGGATCATGAAGCAAAGATATCTCAAGGCTGTACT ACGGAAGTCGTCGGCCAAGATGGTATCTCCTACGCCCCAGTGCAAACAAAAGCGCAAATGAAGGCAATTCGTGAGCAGATCACCGGTTGGAACGGCAATCCGAACGAGGAAGACCACCCAGATGTTGGGTTGTTCGAATGGAACACTGTGGGAGAGTATTTGGACTGCCTTGAGAGGAACAAGACGGCAACCAACGTCGCTATGCTCGTGCCTCAA GGCAATCTGAGACTGCTCGCTTGTGGACCTTGGGACGAAGTAGCTAAAGCAGACGAGATCACAGTTCAAGAGAAGCTATTGCGGCAAGCTATGCTTGAAGGAGCAGTTGGCATGTCAAG CGGTTTGACATATACCCCCGGGATGTACGCTTCAACTTCCGAGCTCGCGCGCCTCTGTCGAGTACTTGGCGAAGAATTCCCCGGGGCTTTCTATGCTCCTCATCACCGAAGCTATGGGTTTAAAGCACTTGAGAGTTACGCTGAGATGCTCGGTCTCGGTAGAGATACTGGTTGTCCCATAC ATCTCACTCACGCTACCCTCAACTTTTCTGAGAACAAAGGCAAAGCACCTTTGCTCATCTCCATGATTGACGCTGCTCGCTCTGATGGGTGTGATATATCCCTCGACACCTACCCCTATCTTCCAGGCTGCACTACCCTTGCTTCATTGCTACCTAGCTGGGCAAGTTCGGGAGGACCAGAGGAGACATTGAAGAGGCTGCAGGATGAAATTTCAAGAGAGAAGATTAGGAGAGCAGTGGAGGATACTGGGTGTGATGGTGGGCATGGCATACCTACCAACTGGGATGAGATTCAG ATCGGCTCAACCGTTCATCCTGACCTTGCGGCATATTCTGGAAGACGGGTCTCTGAAGTTGCACGTTCTCTGAAAGTGCCATCCATCAAAATTTTCTTCGATGTCCTTATCAAAGACAAGCTCGCCACAAGTTGTATCATGCATATCGGCAACGAGGAAAATGTGAGGGAAATCATGTGCCATGAAACGCATTGCTCTGGTAGTGATGCCATTCTGCATGGGAAATCGTTACATCCTAGG GCATACGGAACGTTCCCACGCTTCCTGGGACATTACGCTCGCGACCTCGGTATCATGTCCCTCCCAGCCATGGTCGCCCATCTTACCTCTCGTCCTGCTAAGCGACTTGGCATTTATCCCTCTCGAGGTTGCATCGCCGAAGGCTCAGCCGCCGATATCGTACTTTTTGATCCTGCTACCATTAGAGATAAGTCCACGTATGAGGAGCCGAAGCAAACGGCTGAAGGAGTCAGATTCGTGCTCGTGAATGGAGAGGTTGCGGTAGATGAGACACGCTTGACGGGGATGAGACGAGGTAAGGTGCTCAGGCGACGGGAAAACGGGATGGTGTGGTAG
- a CDS encoding Hypothetical Protein (Similar to TIGR gene model, INSD accession AAW45460.1), translated as MSTFTSLSLYSLPSKSALVDEFVGQPLSALRTPALIVDRKKFKDNCERVASNAKERGMKFRAHVKTHKTTEGTRMQVEAAEGVKATIASTMVEVWQIIEAGLVKEGLVDDILYSMPISADKLEDINSAQEIVGKQATIRIMVDHAEQIKILQVFSQKIQRPIKWSVFVKVDGGGKRAGAPAESEQMKELIQALIESQDYVEIFGFYSHFGQSYASDSLSAGSSYFAGEINCVQTAAKIARNLGAKGKWILSVGATPTAHAAVQEVVKEHGGLEGELELHAGCYCMCDLQQCATSLVSYSQVAISVLGRVVSVYPLRKEAMCDVGALSVSKDTGRFSGFGRVVKPDYATGWDLGRISQEHGTLVRRQGENIKEENELKIGDSVQIIPQHACLVCACFPWLYVVDDGGDEVVDVWVPWKGW; from the exons ATGTCGACATTTacttccctttccctctACTCCCTCCCGTCCAAGTCGGCCCTCGTGGACGAGTTTGTCGGACAACCACTCTCAGCCCTTCGTACACCTGCACTCATCGTGGACCGTAAAAAATTCAAAGACAACTGTGAAAGAGTTGCTAGCAATGCCAAGGAGAGAGGAATGAAATTTAGGGCACATGTGAAGA CGCATAAGACCACTGAAGGGACGAGGATGCAGGTGGAAGCTGCAGAAGGAGTAAAGGCCACCATCGCATCTACAATGGTAGAAGTTTGGCAGATTATTGAAGCAGGTCTTGTAAAAGAGGGCCTGGTAGACGAC ATTTTGTACTCCATGCCTATAAGCGCCGACAAGCTCGAAGACATCAACTCTGCCCAAGAGATAGTGGGAAAACAGGCCACTATTCGCATAATGGTAGACCATGCGGAACAGATCAAGATCTTGCAGGTGTTCAGCCAAAAGATCCAGAGACCTATCAAGTGGTCGGTTTTTGTCAAAGTTGACGGTGGTGGGAA ACGGGCGGGTGCACCTGCAGAAAGTGAGCAAATGAAGGAGCTCATTCAAGCTCTTATTGAATCTCAAGACTACGTCGAAATCTTTGGTTTCTATTCTC ACTTCGGGCAATCATATGCCTCCGATTCCCTTTCAGCGGGATCGTCCTACTTCGCTGGCGAGATTAACTGTGTCCAGACAGCAGCGAAAATCGCTAGGAACCTCGGTGCCAAGGGGAAATGGATCTTGTCAGTCGGTGCTACACCAACAGCCCATGCAGCTGTTCAAGAGGTTGTCAAAGAGCATGGTGGCCTTGAAGGAGAGCTTGAATT ACACGCCGGCTGCTACTGTATGTGTGACCTTCAACAGTGCGCCACTTCCCTCGTCTCCTATTCACAAGTAGCAATTTCTGTTCTCGGCCGAGTCGTCTCGGTCTATCCCCTGCGAAAAGAAGCAATGTGCGATGTTGGTGCACTTTCTGTATCTAAAGATACCGGCAGGTTCTCTGGGTTCGGTCGAGTTGTGAAACCAGACTACGCTACGGGATGGGACCTTGGAAGGATCAGTCAAGAGCATGGGACCCTTGTACGCCGTCAAGGGGAGAATATTAAGGAAGAAAACGAGCTCAAGATTGGAGACTCGGTGCAGATCATCCCTCAGCATGCGTGCTTAGTCTGTGCTTGCTTCCCTTGGTTGTATGTGGTGGATGATGGCGGTGATGAAGTCGTGGATGTTTGGGTTCCTTGGAAGGGATGGTAG
- a CDS encoding Hypothetical Protein (Similar to TIGR gene model, INSD accession AAW45415.1): protein MESDTLGFKCAHPGCEKSFTRKDHLLRHAANHSQTSYNCPICRREFKRYDLLQRHEKRNICGDDPTGSNPFKRPRSESSSQEEFSVQHAPPPPPINPMTGQLPDPSSFQTAIFPVASNSTAIPPNGTYDGSLQVPNSFNPHASDFSVEDIMGDWGFSLWAPEQWEALLHETLAPPFNEPMVDMPWDMPMLPRMQQQESAERGHDNVASAMLVARLQRSYPEFDVPLSWVIEALQTYWTRTAPTFPFIHRGTFDLDAAPTELVLMMAVVGSVHMAPRRDFSHLVQKIRGVLVQECGLDMPISTLQTFCLCHVHDTWYSTADSQFVAQCMWPVMVAHSRKKGIGVVGKPENEIHQEEAWAAWAKEEERRRAAYCVLLIDTQLSAFWNQHCSRQLSIFAHHLTLPCTRRQWEAPTAQEWFRMRVPPPNTPPTLRKSNARSGYLPGLHPEFQVSTVADGYSSAILAALALEKLSFKVDLENSLTVQMVLIGLIAIAWDCRTRGGMGIRFREGTKHWRSIVFKAVINMRATYEAEVIRMGDAIESRDLRDTFAICNISILSDIPMLCVAAGATTFCGSTIGPRQYSDAKRRLKLWVKTEDAWTCVWQCARYLRQALFADWGLYTPWAVFLTTLACRAYSWTSATAESTSQRRQHPTSYSTAHLSMVDRQATIIAWLDKILQTPGRHESTDGEVDALIEYVAGQLELGESVARENAAMLKTLIGHKR, encoded by the exons ATGGAGTCAGACACATTGGGGTTCAAGTGTGCCCATCCAGGGTGCGAAAAGTCGTTCACAAGAAAG GACCATTTACTTCGTCACGCTGCTAACC ATTCACAAACATCGTACAATTGCCCCATTTGTCGCAGAGAATTCAAACGATACGATCTCCTTCAGCGACATGAGAAACGAAATATCTGCGGCGACGATCCTACCGGATCAAATCCATTTAAACGGCCAAGAAGCGAAAGCAGTTCCCAAGAGGAATTTTCTGTTCAGCATGCgcctccaccacctccgATAAACCCAATGACTGGGCAACTGCCAGACCCATCTTCATTCCAGACGGCCATATTTCCAGTGGCCTCCAATAGCACTGCCATACCACCGAATGGTACCTATGATGGTAGCCTTCAGGTACCAAACAGCTTCAATCCACATGCTAGTGACTTTTCTGTGGAAGATATCATGGGAGATTGGGGATTCTCTTTATGGGCTCCAGAGCAATGGGAGGCGCTATTACATGAAACACTTGCCCCACCATTCAATGAACCAATGGTGGATATGCCATGGGATATGCCTATGCTTCCTCGTATGCAGCAGCAAGAATCCGCGGAGAGAGGGCATGACAATGTAGCGAGTGCCATGCTTGTCGCTCGACTACAGAGATCATACCCC GAGTTTGACGTCCCCTTATCTTGGGTTATCGAAGCTCTACAGACATACTGGACTCGCACGGCCCCTACATTCCCTTTTATCCACCGTGGGACCTTCGATCTGGACGCGGCCCCCACTGAGCTCGTTCTTATGATGGCTGTCGTCGGTTCGGTGCATATGGCTCCTCGTCGAGATTTCAGTCATCTCGTCCAAAAGATCCGAGGGGTCCTTGTGCAAGAATGTGGATTGGATATGCCTATCTCTACACTTCAAACTTTCTGTCTTTGCCATGTGCATGACACTTGGTACTCCACAGCAGACAGCCAATTCGTGGCACAGTGTATGTGGCCGGTAATGGTGGCCCACTCCAGAAAAAAAGGCATCGGCGTAGTGGGAAAACCTGAGAATGAGATTCATCAGGAGGAAGCTTGGGCTGCTTGggcaaaagaagaag AACGACGACGCGCTGCATACTGCGTTCTCCTCATTGATACCCAACTTTCCGCCTTTTGGAACCAACATTGCTCTCGTCAACTATCCATTTTTGCTCATCATCTCACCTTGCCATGTACGCGTCGTCAATGGGAGGCACCTACTGCTCAGGAATGGTTCCGCATGCGAGTCCCCCCGCCGAACACACCTCCTACACTTCGAAAGTCCAATGCGCGCTCCGGTTATCTCCCCGGGTTACATCCCGAGTTCCAGGTCTCTACGGTCGCAGACGGTTACTCGTCCGCTATCCTCGCGGCGCTAGCGCTGGAGAAATTGTCTTTCAAAGTCGATCTGGAGAACAGTTTGACAGTTCAGATGGTGCTGATAGGCTTAATTGCCATTGCGTGGGATTGTAGGACGAGGGGCGGGATGGGCATCAGGTTCAGAGAAGGGACGAAGCATTGGAGGTCTATCGTCTTCAAAG CTGTCATCAACATGCGCGCGACCTATGAAGCTGAAGTCATCCGGATGGGCGATGCGATAGAGTCCAGGGATTTGAGAGATACGTTTGCCATCTGCAACATCTCTATCTTGAGTGATAT TCCAATGCTCTGTGTTGCTGCTGGTGCGACAACCTTCTGCGGATCAACAA TTGGCCCAAGACAGTACTCCGATGCCAAGCGAAGACTGAAGCTTTGGGTCAAAACAGAAGATGCATGGACTTGTGTATGGCAGTGTGCAAGATATCTTCGCCAGGCTCTCTTTGCCGATTGGGGTCTGTACACACCTTGGGCTGTCTTCCTCACCACT TTGGCATGCCGGGCATACAGCTGGACCTCTGCAACCGCAGAATCTACTTCTCAGCGCCGACAACATCCTACATCCTACTCTACCGCTCATCTTTCCATGGTAGATCGACAGGCCACCATCATCGCATGGCTCGATAAGATACTCCAGACACCTGGCAGGCATGAATCTACCGATGGAGAAGTTGATGCGCTGATAGAGTACGTTGCTGGGCAGCTGGAGTTGGGCGAATCTGTCGCACGAGAGAACGCGGCTATGTTGAAAACGTTGATTGGGCACAAGAGGTGA
- a CDS encoding Hypothetical Protein (Similar to TIGR gene model, INSD accession AAW45643.1), with product MIPQLLYHSSSPSMYPTNASSSLLVLRFSGPVRVSSVRITPEGVRCPDGSGVTYPPKWTGQLLFNISSSNPVNALVSTNITYNTALHPVDYPIDMPQGTTSRMMMLRAPVEKLSISVYGYADESSGGDAAQKDAVEDQKPPNTTLEEEDPSWLWRWAGDSQDSLIDLLNAYTRPEIISRTLECLDLLSDLDDSIIPSLLEHPDALEYLLRLPASMFSSKITNNYKWALHPSVEPLLLTDNPFAPLLQPDTSARHAAAWQHLSLGKAALTCLVDTGVSVMEYDLMRLEKGEEKSNLARLLEMGEKFAQEGDAEGLNMVLKLLDSAELEIVDSTVAQEYLARTIPRLTVIAIALSKNGSGKGNDTIRSLKVGEGYARVVVNALLLCSTEIIDGKLTFPIARNLAEPYLPFLESSDPLRIAFHASHPTPTTDALSDADPVDRALARLSHAISSSSPSTSSSLVINPLVLPSFSASSSSITHVLSPSTLLSFLAPQLTSTLSTAISPPYGIQPAPTYASPELQGANAWAGKVYTSHEFRSRELVGLGIGPGGRAASKHVDEYA from the exons ATGATTCCTCAACTCCTGTACCACTCATCCTCCCCATCTATGTACCCTACAAACGCAAGTTCTTCCTTGCTTGTCCTCCGTTTCTCTGGCCCAGTCCGCGTATCCTCAGTCAGGATCACCCCAGAAGGCGTGAGATGCCCTGATGGCTCTGG CGTAACATATCCTCCAAAATGGACGGGACAGTTGCTCTTCAACATTTCCTCATCCAACCCTGTCAACGCTCTTGTCTCTACCAACATCACATACAACACAGCGTTGCATCCGGTAGACTACCCTATTGACATGCCTCAAGGC ACCACTAGCCGGATGATGATGTTACGCGCTCCGGTAGAGAAGCTTTCCATCTCGGTCTACGGCTATGCAGATGAGTCATCTGGAGGTGACGCAGCGCAGAAGGACGCAGTAGAAGACCAAAAGCCACCAAATACGACTTTAGAGGAAGAGGACCCATCTTGGCTTTGGCGCTGGGCCGGCGATTCACAAGACTCTCTGATCGACCTGCTGAACGCTTACACACGACCAGAAATCATATCAAGAACACTTGAATGTCTTGACTTATTATCAGACTTGGACGACAGCATAATACCTTCTTTACTTGAGCACCCCGATGCTTTAGAATACCTCCTCCGTTTACCAGCATCAATGTTCTCGTCAAAGATTACGAATAACTACAAATGGGCTTTGCATCCATCGGTGGAGCCTTTATTACTAACCGACAACCCCTTCGCCCCTCTCTTACAACCCGATACTTCAGCAAGGCATGCCGCAGCATGGCAGCACCTCTCGCTGGGCAAGGCTGCTCTTACATGCCTTGTTGACACGGGCGTCAGTGTCATGGAGTATGACTTGATGAGACTCgaaaagggagaggagaagagtAACTTAGCGAGATTGTTGGAGATGGGTGAAAAGTTTGCCCAGGAAGGTGATGCTGAAGGGCTGAATATGGTGCTTAAACTGCTTGACTCTGCGGAGCTCGAGATCGTAGACAGCACTGTTGCGCAAGAATACCTGGCAAGGACCATCCCGAGGTTAACCGTCATCGCTATCGCCCTCTCTAAGAATGGAAGTGGAAAGGGAAATGACACAATAAGAAGCCTTAAGGTAGGAGAGGGATATGCGAGAGTGGTGGTCAACGCTCTCTTGCTATGCTCAACAGAGATCATCGACGGGAAATTGACCTTCCCCATCGCTAGAAATCTCGCTGAGCCTTACCTACCTTTTCTCGAATCATCCGACCCTCTCCGAATTGCTTTTCATGCTTCCCATCCCACACCTACCACTGATGCTCTTTCTGACGCTGATCCTGTCGACCGTGCCCTCGCCCGTCTCTCCCATgccatctcttcctcttccccgTCTACGTCCTCTTCCCTCGTGATCAACCCTCTGGTTCTCCCATCTTTTTCTgcctcatcctcatccatcACCCATGTCCTCTCTCCATCCACCCTACTCTCCTTCTTAGCTCCCCAACTCACCTCTACACTCTCAACAGCCATCTCTCCACCCTATGGTATCCAACCCGCCCCCACATACGCCTCTCCTGAATTGCAAGGTGCGAACGCTTGGGCGGGCAAGGTGTATACCTCGCATGAGTTCAGGAGTAGGGAGTTGGTAGGGCTGGGTATTGGgccaggaggaagagcgGCAAGTAAGCATGTTGATGAGTATGCTTGA
- a CDS encoding MAP kinase, putative (Similar to TIGR gene model, INSD accession AAW45506.1), with protein MDNTPRHLFQTPNNVYILQQPWQFVKELGQGAYGCVSSARNSSTGETCAVKKVTNVFQKKILTKRCLRELRLLHHFRGHKNITCLYDMDIVFDPPGSGQFREVYLYEELMEADLHAIIRSGQPLSDAHFQSFLYQTLCGLKYIHSANVLHRDLKPGNLLVNADCELKICDFGLARGFQPGAVQTDQGQAGFMTEYVATRWYRAPEIMLSFANYTSSIDMWSVGCILAELLGGKPIFKGEDYVDQLNKILNLLGTPTEDTLRRVGSPRAQDYIRSLPIKPRVKFETLYPNASPLALDLLSKLLTFDPAKRYGCEEALEHPYLAVWHDPADEPLCEVPFDFSFEEEDSVSGMRDLILEEVRSFRYLVRQHSMPPIRRDSHDLPPAPPAPQHPGAGVGPAFHEKANCEGDMEEHPGSALEKQLERQKLS; from the exons ATGGACAACACTCCTCGGCACCTTTTCCAGACACCCAACAACGTCTA CATTCTTCAACAGCCATGGCAGTTTGTCAAGGAACTCGGGCAAGGAGCGTACGGCTGTGTGTCATCTGCGAGGAACTCTAGTACGGGAGAGACATGCGCAGTGAAGAAGGTGACAAATGTGTTTCAAAAGAAGATCTTGACAAAGCGGTGTCTGAGAGAACTGAGGTTACTACATCATTTCAGAGGGCATAAAAAT ATCACCTG CTTGTACGACATGGACATTGTCTTTGACCCTCCTGGATCAGGACAATTCCGTGAAGTCTATTTATACGAGGAGCTGATGGAAGCTGATTTACATGCCATT ATTCGTTCCGGACAGCCTCTTTCGGACGCACACTTCCAATCATTTTTATACCAAACTCTCTGTGGTCTCAAG TACATTCACTCTGCCAATGTCCTTCATCGGGATCTGAAACCTGGGAATCTTCTCGTGAATGCTGATTGCGAGCTCAAGATTTGTGATTTCGGTTTGGCCCGTGGTTTCCAGCCTGGAGCAGTGCAAACGGATCAAGGTCAAGCCGGGTTTATGACTGAAT ATGTCGCCACAAGATGGTATAGAGCCCCCGAAATCATGCTTTCATTTGCCAACTATACTTCAAGTATCGATATGTGGTCTGTTGGATGTATCCTGGCCGAACTTCTTGGCGGTAAACCCATCTTCAAAGGTGAAGATTACGTTGACCAGCTGAATAAAATCCTCAACCTTCTTGGTACCCCTACTGAAGACACTCTCCGGAGAGTTGGTTCCCCTAGAGCGCAGGATTACATTAGGAGCCTGCCCATTAAGCCGCGTGTCAAATTTGAGACACTGTATCCTAACGCATCTCCCTTGGCGTTGGATTTATTGAGCAAGCTGTTGACATTTGACCCTGCCAAGAGATACGGCTGTGAAGAGGCCCTAGAACACCCGTA TCTCGCGGTATGGCACGATCCCGCCGACGAACCACTTTGCGAAGTCCCATTTGACTTTTcttttgaagaagaagattcCGTCAGCGGGATGAGGGATTTGATCCTCGAAGAGGTTAGGAGTTTCCGATACCTCGTAAGGCAACACTCTATGCCTCCTATAAGGAGAGATTC TCATGATCTCCCCCCGGCTCCTCCTGCACCTCAACATCCTGGCGCTGGCGTTGGCCCCGCTTTCCACGAAAAAGCGAATTGCGAAGGCGATATGGAAGAACACCCTGGATCCGCATTGGAAAAACAGTTGGAGAGGCAGAAGTTGTCATAG